A genomic segment from Rhinatrema bivittatum chromosome 19, aRhiBiv1.1, whole genome shotgun sequence encodes:
- the NANOS3 gene encoding nanos homolog 3: MAFKPPFDLWKDYLGLAALVHEMQDGEGKGAAPPPAPGKGDPGGPPTPAGAGASAVCSFCKHNGESRSVYAAHALKDEAGNVVCPILRQYVCPQCGVTGEKAHTRRFCPLTQKGYASVYKLRARNATGKRPHHHHQQQQQQQGTRARTPQQGGERGAANLGRGASDS, translated from the coding sequence ATGGCGTTCAAGCCGCCGTTCGACCTCTGGAAGGACTACCTAGGCCTGGCGGCCCTGGTGCACGAAATGCAAGACGGCGAGGGGAAGGGTGCGGCCCCCCCGCCGGCCCCCGGGAAGGGGGACCCCGGGGGGCCGCCGACGCCGGCCGGAGCGGGGGCCAGCGCCGTCTGCAGCTTCTGCAAGCACAACGGGGAGTCCAGGTCCGTCTACGCCGCCCACGCCCTGAAGGACGAGGCGGGCAACGTGGTGTGCCCCATCCTGCGGCAGTACGTCTGCCCGCAGTGCGGCGTGACCGGGGAGAAGGCGCACACCCGGCGCTTCTGCCCCCTGACCCAGAAGGGCTACGCCTCGGTGTACAAGCTGAGGGCCAGGAACGCCACCGGCAAgagaccccaccaccaccaccagcagcagcagcagcagcaaggaaccAGGGCGCGGACCCCCCAGCAGGGAGGCGAGAGAGGGGCCGCAAACCTCGGCCGCGGCGCTTCAGACTCATGA